The following DNA comes from Fervidibacillus albus.
TAACGTTTATCATATGGCCACATGAGTATCAAGGGGAAACTATCGTTGAATATGGCAAAAAAAGATATAAAGTCATCCGAGTTTATGAAAAGAACACAAAAGAATTAGAACTCATTTGTGAAGGCTTGGTGAATCAACATGCCGGTTCCTAAAAGTGTTGTTAAAATCCGGAAAGATCGAGTGGAGTTTGTTTCGAAAGTCGATCGAACAAAGTATTTACTAAGAGAACTAGAAAGAGCTGCTTTAAGGGACACAGCAAAATTAATTCGGAGACGAATACTTGATAAGGCAAGAAAACTGCGGGGAATGAGACGAGGAAAACGGATTCCTCATGCATTCCAGTATTGGCTTCGAAGACGAGAAGGTGACCTGCAAATTGGCGTAAAACATGATACGTGGTACGGAGCACACCAGGAATTAGGAACGAAAAACCAA
Coding sequences within:
- a CDS encoding HK97-gp10 family putative phage morphogenesis protein, which encodes MEFVSKVDRTKYLLRELERAALRDTAKLIRRRILDKARKLRGMRRGKRIPHAFQYWLRRREGDLQIGVKHDTWYGAHQELGTKNQPKRSIIRDTTYENIDQIRIIQGQYLKHIEDENKALGLINEDEEVGDEDV